In Maridesulfovibrio sp., a single genomic region encodes these proteins:
- a CDS encoding protein phosphatase 2C domain-containing protein, with amino-acid sequence MQVESIFEKGTGAMNEDFYFASGSRFGVFDGATSLTPETYEQGCTGGYLASNIAGRVFATGDGPLLGLADKANAAISEAMLERGVDLNDKKYLWSTSAAVVSLDNDRFEWVQIGDCLVMVIKEDGSHELLMDGFDHDTETLRMWQSVSAEADDSILNALHDQILKVRGQMNVSYGVFSGEQEAMSFINHGQRDLDGVDSILIFTDGLFVPSCDPERKEGFDHLASLFRQGGLRHVRDYIRSVEETDPCCRRFPRFKPHDDIAAISITF; translated from the coding sequence ATGCAGGTCGAGTCCATATTTGAAAAGGGAACCGGAGCCATGAACGAGGATTTCTACTTTGCCAGTGGAAGTCGGTTCGGGGTATTTGACGGGGCAACCAGCCTCACTCCGGAAACATACGAGCAGGGCTGTACCGGCGGATACCTCGCCTCCAACATTGCTGGCAGGGTTTTTGCCACAGGGGACGGACCGCTTCTCGGTCTGGCGGACAAGGCCAATGCTGCCATCAGCGAAGCCATGCTCGAACGCGGGGTGGACCTCAACGACAAAAAATATCTCTGGAGCACCAGCGCGGCTGTGGTCAGTCTGGACAACGACAGGTTCGAGTGGGTACAGATAGGCGATTGTCTGGTCATGGTCATAAAGGAAGACGGCTCCCACGAACTGCTCATGGACGGATTCGATCACGATACCGAGACACTCAGGATGTGGCAGTCCGTTTCTGCCGAGGCTGATGACTCCATCCTGAACGCCCTTCACGACCAGATACTTAAAGTCCGCGGCCAGATGAATGTGTCCTACGGCGTTTTCAGCGGAGAGCAGGAAGCTATGTCTTTCATAAATCACGGACAGCGCGATTTGGACGGGGTGGACAGCATTCTCATTTTTACCGATGGCCTGTTCGTGCCCAGCTGCGATCCGGAACGCAAGGAAGGGTTCGACCATCTGGCTTCACTTTTCCGTCAGGGCGGGCTCAGGCATGTGCGCGACTACATCCGTTCCGTTGAGGAAACGGACCCCTGTTGCCGCCGCTTTCCGCGTTTCAAGCCCCACGACGATATTGCCGCGATTTCCATAACTTTCTGA
- a CDS encoding extracellular solute-binding protein yields MKFSNRNVFLITVLLAFLLTAGSCVAAFAAGLEERVVVYSTHGEAMLEMVADAFEKETGVRVDFINLKGQLGDRVRAEKANPQADVMYGAPSSVYQELMGEGLFAPCKPEWADRINPLFKDSEGYWYGTIQTPVLMFYNSDMLSADKAPKDWSDLANPQYKDMLVFRNALSSSARATYTALLQQYQRKNEMDAGWKFLKGVDANTKRYYGSGSLLFQAIGRKEAAISFAVLNSIIDNKVKNRMPLETIDAASGSPVITDGIALIKGAKHPAAGKAFVEFAGSAKVQAMLANKFNRMPTLPEALKDCPKWMSEIKFKVMDVDWGALAAVQSAWMQKWDSDIKDSSKDGK; encoded by the coding sequence ATGAAATTCAGTAACCGCAACGTGTTTCTGATAACAGTACTGCTTGCCTTTCTGCTTACCGCAGGAAGTTGCGTTGCCGCATTCGCTGCCGGGCTTGAAGAAAGAGTGGTAGTCTACTCCACCCACGGAGAAGCCATGCTGGAGATGGTGGCCGATGCCTTTGAAAAGGAAACCGGTGTCCGCGTGGACTTCATAAACCTGAAAGGTCAGCTCGGAGACCGGGTCCGGGCCGAAAAAGCCAACCCTCAGGCAGATGTAATGTACGGCGCGCCTTCTTCCGTTTATCAGGAACTCATGGGCGAAGGGCTGTTTGCCCCCTGCAAGCCGGAATGGGCGGACCGCATCAACCCGCTTTTCAAAGACAGCGAAGGCTATTGGTACGGCACCATTCAGACTCCGGTACTCATGTTCTATAACAGTGACATGCTCTCTGCGGACAAGGCCCCCAAGGACTGGTCCGATCTCGCAAATCCGCAGTACAAGGACATGCTCGTATTCAGGAACGCTCTTTCCTCTTCCGCACGGGCCACCTATACCGCTCTGCTGCAGCAGTATCAGCGCAAGAACGAAATGGACGCCGGCTGGAAGTTCCTCAAGGGCGTTGACGCCAACACCAAGCGTTATTACGGCAGCGGCTCTCTGCTCTTTCAGGCCATCGGCCGGAAGGAAGCGGCCATAAGTTTTGCCGTTCTCAATTCGATCATAGACAACAAGGTCAAGAACCGCATGCCTCTTGAAACTATTGACGCTGCCAGTGGATCACCGGTTATCACCGATGGTATTGCCCTTATCAAGGGCGCCAAGCATCCCGCAGCAGGCAAGGCGTTTGTGGAATTTGCCGGAAGTGCGAAGGTTCAGGCCATGCTCGCTAACAAGTTCAACCGCATGCCTACACTGCCCGAAGCCCTCAAGGACTGCCCCAAATGGATGTCCGAAATCAAATTCAAGGTCATGGACGTAGACTGGGGCGCACTTGCCGCTGTTCAGTCCGCCTGGATGCAGAAGTGGGATTCCGACATCAAGGACTCCTCCAAGGACGGGAAATAG
- a CDS encoding ABC transporter ATP-binding protein, giving the protein MASVILNGIGKSFAGTPACSGVDLEIESGEFFTFLGPSGCGKTTILRLIAGFEAPDEGRILLDGKDITHLAPEKRKVGMVFQNYALFPHLTVYGNIEYGLKGSGRTAADIRTTVEYYMEMIGLGDYGKRNISELSGGEQQRVALARSLAVEPQVLLLDEPLCNLDARLRERMRTEIRELQKRLGITTVFVTHDQTEALTISDRIAVFERGGIAQTGTPREIYSDPVNSFVARFVGDTNLFPVAEEPGAVRVSPELSIPLGGRPSGKYISIRPQDISLSHEPVHAGNSVAGRVEEVQHNGLWINYGVRAGEMSLFRVAVLNCVAIGTSFQVGESVFLSFDEDAVKVFAD; this is encoded by the coding sequence ATGGCATCTGTAATTCTGAATGGAATAGGCAAGTCCTTTGCCGGAACTCCGGCCTGTTCCGGGGTTGATCTGGAGATAGAGAGCGGAGAGTTCTTCACCTTTCTCGGGCCTTCAGGTTGCGGGAAAACCACCATACTGCGCCTTATTGCAGGATTTGAAGCCCCGGACGAGGGACGCATCCTGCTTGACGGAAAAGATATCACCCACCTTGCGCCGGAAAAGCGCAAGGTGGGTATGGTTTTTCAGAACTATGCGCTTTTTCCGCATCTCACGGTTTACGGCAACATTGAGTATGGACTGAAAGGGAGCGGCAGAACAGCTGCGGACATCCGCACGACTGTTGAATATTATATGGAGATGATCGGCCTTGGCGATTACGGAAAGCGTAATATCTCAGAGCTTTCCGGCGGAGAGCAGCAGCGTGTTGCCCTTGCAAGATCACTGGCAGTTGAACCGCAGGTCCTGCTGCTGGACGAGCCGCTGTGCAATCTGGACGCCAGACTGCGTGAACGGATGCGCACCGAGATCAGGGAGTTGCAGAAGCGGCTGGGCATAACCACTGTTTTCGTTACCCACGACCAGACCGAAGCCCTGACAATTTCCGACCGTATCGCGGTCTTTGAGCGGGGCGGAATTGCCCAGACCGGCACCCCACGGGAAATTTATTCCGATCCGGTGAATTCTTTCGTGGCCCGGTTCGTAGGGGATACCAACCTTTTTCCCGTGGCAGAGGAACCGGGGGCCGTTAGGGTTTCTCCCGAACTGAGCATTCCGCTGGGTGGCCGTCCGTCCGGAAAATACATCTCCATCCGGCCGCAGGATATCAGCCTTTCCCATGAACCGGTTCATGCGGGCAATTCCGTTGCCGGTAGAGTGGAGGAGGTGCAGCACAACGGGCTCTGGATCAATTACGGGGTCAGGGCGGGCGAGATGTCCCTTTTTCGTGTCGCCGTGCTTAACTGCGTAGCCATTGGCACGTCCTTTCAAGTCGGTGAAAGTGTTTTCCTGTCCTTCGATGAAGACGCCGTCAAAGTGTTTGCAGATTGA